The following are encoded together in the Arcticibacterium luteifluviistationis genome:
- a CDS encoding RagB/SusD family nutrient uptake outer membrane protein — MKNLKRISTLALSCFVVSGLVSSCTDLIVEEKDSLVVEGSGGGFIAGDAEALLEGIYNGLSSYTDQASTYSLNQHPSAEMIPPTRGVDWGDNGVWRTLHGHTWDATHAQVLNAWNELNGRSYTCEQILASNPTPGQAAEARALRSFFMAQIMDLYGQVPRRTVDQGVDDLPNVMSRSEAFDFIVSNLEEALPVLQPGAPAAINSTMTQASVHTLLARLYLNKAVYTSANPAGPYTFDNADMAKVIAHADEVTAAGFGLDSDFFKPFTDQESSERIFTTEANGVPRNRWMMTMHYDQGGFDAERDGPWNGFTTLADFYDTFEDNDLRRFEDVGSNEGYGGLNKGFLIGQQYREDGTEIVDSRSLKPLQFSRDVPLAGAATEKGIRVIKYHPADKGVYMLLRYSDVYLMKAEALMRSGDNGAALTMINDLRTMRNASALSSLTEDAMFAERGRELYWEAIARTDEIRFGKFNRNYQDVTNTEAYTVLYPIPSIAIASNTNLTQNEGY; from the coding sequence ATGAAAAACTTAAAAAGAATATCCACCTTAGCACTCTCGTGCTTCGTGGTTTCGGGATTAGTTTCGTCATGTACGGATTTAATAGTAGAAGAGAAGGATTCGCTGGTAGTTGAAGGTTCTGGTGGTGGCTTCATAGCAGGAGATGCCGAGGCTCTCTTAGAAGGTATATACAACGGCCTATCTTCATACACTGACCAAGCAAGTACGTATTCTCTAAACCAACATCCATCTGCCGAAATGATTCCTCCTACAAGAGGTGTTGACTGGGGAGATAATGGAGTGTGGCGTACGCTACATGGTCATACTTGGGACGCTACCCATGCTCAAGTTTTGAACGCTTGGAATGAACTTAACGGACGCTCTTACACTTGTGAGCAAATTTTAGCATCTAACCCAACTCCAGGGCAAGCCGCTGAGGCAAGAGCTTTACGCTCATTCTTCATGGCTCAAATCATGGACTTATATGGTCAAGTTCCAAGAAGAACTGTAGATCAAGGTGTAGATGACCTACCAAATGTAATGTCTAGATCTGAAGCATTTGATTTCATCGTAAGCAACTTGGAAGAGGCTCTTCCAGTTTTGCAACCTGGTGCTCCTGCGGCCATTAATTCTACAATGACGCAGGCTTCTGTTCATACTTTACTAGCGAGACTTTACCTGAACAAAGCGGTTTATACATCTGCTAACCCTGCGGGGCCTTATACTTTTGACAATGCAGACATGGCAAAAGTTATTGCCCATGCTGATGAAGTTACTGCTGCTGGTTTTGGCTTAGATTCAGATTTCTTTAAGCCTTTCACAGACCAAGAGTCTTCTGAAAGAATTTTCACTACAGAAGCCAATGGCGTTCCAAGAAACCGTTGGATGATGACTATGCATTATGATCAAGGAGGTTTTGACGCAGAGCGTGATGGCCCATGGAATGGTTTTACCACTTTAGCAGATTTCTATGATACATTCGAAGATAACGATCTAAGAAGATTTGAAGATGTTGGTTCTAATGAAGGATACGGTGGACTAAATAAAGGCTTTTTGATAGGTCAGCAGTACAGAGAAGATGGTACAGAAATCGTTGATTCTCGTTCACTAAAACCTTTACAATTCAGTAGAGATGTTCCTTTGGCTGGTGCAGCTACGGAAAAAGGTATACGTGTAATTAAATACCATCCAGCAGACAAAGGCGTCTACATGTTACTTCGCTATTCTGATGTTTATCTTATGAAAGCAGAAGCATTAATGAGAAGCGGCGACAATGGAGCAGCTCTAACAATGATCAACGATCTAAGAACCATGCGTAACGCATCTGCACTATCTTCTTTAACGGAAGATGCAATGTTCGCTGAAAGAGGTCGTGAGCTGTATTGGGAGGCAATTGCTAGAACAGACGAAATTCGTTTCGGTAAATTTAACAGGAATTACCAAGATGTTACCAACACAGAGGCTTACACTGTTTTATATCCAATTCCATCTATCGCGATTGCTTCAAATACAAATTTGACGCAAAACGAAGGATACTAA
- a CDS encoding LacI family DNA-binding transcriptional regulator, with product MKRVTIKELAKVLNLSISTISRALSDHPDISQDTKNKVREASKLYNYTPNLRARYLRTKSSGLIGLILPEYNMFFIPEMMKSISEAVGEKGYSLLVFQSDDSYQKELDLIDYCNQLSVDGILISISSGFDTSDKLSKLNSEGAPIVLLDKIWENDDMSSVGIDGANVAKEAINYLVKKGHRRIGGVFSDNSQMITETRLEGFKNACQENGIEPLVLMIDSLETFDQTLLDFLHKNEGITALFAMTDELMIRCHSGLQRHSYKIPEDISLIVISDGVLPRILAPRTSHYFHSPKMVGETAVGLLFERMKDKVCSTKTLKIDCSLVELESVKDIN from the coding sequence ATGAAAAGAGTTACAATTAAGGAGTTAGCTAAGGTTTTGAACCTCTCCATCTCTACTATATCTAGGGCTCTTTCAGATCATCCTGACATTAGCCAAGACACAAAGAATAAAGTTAGGGAAGCAAGTAAACTTTATAATTATACCCCCAATTTAAGGGCAAGATACCTTAGGACTAAGAGTTCTGGTTTAATAGGGTTAATACTGCCAGAATATAATATGTTTTTTATTCCTGAGATGATGAAAAGCATTTCGGAGGCTGTTGGTGAAAAAGGGTACTCACTTTTAGTATTTCAATCTGACGACTCTTATCAAAAAGAACTGGACCTGATTGACTATTGTAATCAATTATCTGTGGATGGTATTTTGATTTCAATTAGCTCAGGTTTTGATACCTCAGACAAACTTTCAAAACTTAATAGTGAAGGGGCACCAATAGTACTTTTGGACAAAATATGGGAAAACGACGATATGAGTTCGGTGGGTATTGATGGAGCAAATGTAGCGAAAGAGGCCATCAATTATTTGGTTAAAAAAGGACACCGAAGAATAGGCGGTGTGTTTTCAGATAATAGCCAAATGATTACGGAGACAAGATTAGAAGGGTTTAAGAATGCTTGTCAAGAAAACGGTATTGAGCCTTTAGTTCTAATGATTGATAGTTTAGAGACTTTTGACCAAACGTTATTGGACTTTCTACATAAAAATGAGGGTATCACAGCTCTTTTTGCGATGACTGATGAGCTCATGATTAGGTGCCATAGCGGGTTGCAACGACACTCTTACAAAATCCCAGAAGATATTTCTCTCATAGTTATTAGTGATGGCGTTTTACCCAGAATTTTAGCCCCAAGAACTTCACATTACTTTCATTCACCTAAAATGGTTGGAGAAACTGCCGTAGGTCTTCTTTTCGAAAGAATGAAAGATAAAGTGTGCTCAACTAAAACACTTAAGATCGATTGTAGTTTGGTAGAATTGGAGTCTGTCAAAGACATAAATTAA
- a CDS encoding MFS transporter — MLKKLKPIIGFREIINMNFGFFGLQYSFGLQQANMSPIYSYLGAEEHNLPFLWLAGPMTGLIVQPIIGALSDKTVSKWGRRRPYFFVGAILCSLMLFVMPFSSTVWMAASVLWILDAANNITQEPYRAFVSDKLNKSQHSLGYLSQSAFTGLGQTLSYLTPSILIFFGMSQASKSESGIPTTTYIAFFLGSVVSIGSILWSLKTTKEIPLTEDEIKKIKAEKGGVAKTFSEIWGAVKTMPLNMKLMIPMMFFSWYAMFIYWQFITLGLSKTFYGTTDPSSVGFRSSELLTGQIGAFYNFIAFLSAFGMAAVAKRLSPKYLHQICLVLAGFSLMVIPFLTEQWQIFIPMIGLGLAWASMMGNPYIILSNVITSNKTGVYMGIFNLFIVIPMLIETFTFPLIYKNLLNRDPQLALMTAGGFLFIGGILVSVIKTNSLAKN, encoded by the coding sequence ATGCTTAAAAAGCTAAAACCCATTATAGGCTTTCGTGAAATCATCAACATGAATTTTGGGTTTTTCGGCTTACAGTATAGTTTCGGCTTACAACAAGCCAACATGAGCCCAATCTATTCTTACTTAGGAGCCGAAGAACATAATTTGCCTTTTCTTTGGTTAGCAGGGCCTATGACGGGTTTGATAGTTCAGCCTATTATTGGAGCACTTTCAGACAAAACCGTATCTAAATGGGGACGACGACGACCTTATTTCTTTGTAGGTGCTATTCTTTGTAGTCTAATGCTATTTGTCATGCCCTTTAGCAGTACAGTATGGATGGCTGCCAGTGTTTTATGGATTCTTGATGCTGCCAATAATATCACACAAGAACCTTACAGGGCTTTTGTCAGTGATAAACTAAATAAATCGCAGCACTCTTTAGGTTACCTTTCTCAAAGTGCATTTACCGGCTTAGGTCAAACTTTATCATACCTAACGCCAAGTATTCTAATCTTTTTTGGCATGAGCCAAGCCTCAAAAAGTGAAAGCGGAATACCTACCACCACCTACATTGCATTTTTCTTAGGCTCCGTGGTTTCCATCGGTAGTATTTTATGGTCACTAAAAACCACAAAGGAAATCCCATTAACTGAGGATGAAATTAAAAAGATAAAAGCGGAAAAAGGCGGTGTAGCAAAAACATTCAGCGAAATCTGGGGAGCTGTCAAAACAATGCCGCTAAATATGAAATTAATGATACCAATGATGTTTTTCAGTTGGTACGCAATGTTCATTTATTGGCAATTTATTACACTGGGTTTGTCAAAAACATTTTATGGCACTACCGACCCTTCTTCTGTTGGTTTCAGAAGTTCAGAATTACTAACTGGCCAAATCGGTGCTTTTTATAATTTCATTGCCTTCCTTTCTGCTTTTGGAATGGCAGCAGTAGCCAAAAGGCTTAGCCCAAAATACCTTCACCAAATTTGCCTTGTTTTGGCTGGTTTCAGCCTGATGGTAATTCCTTTTTTAACAGAACAATGGCAAATTTTCATCCCGATGATTGGTTTAGGTTTGGCGTGGGCAAGTATGATGGGAAATCCTTATATAATACTATCTAATGTCATCACCTCTAATAAAACAGGTGTGTATATGGGCATTTTCAACTTGTTCATAGTCATACCAATGCTTATTGAAACTTTTACATTTCCCCTTATCTATAAAAATCTTCTAAATCGAGACCCACAACTCGCATTAATGACTGCCGGAGGCTTTCTTTTTATTGGAGGTATTTTGGTCAGCGTAATCAAGACTAATTCGTTAGCAAAAAACTAG
- a CDS encoding SusC/RagA family TonB-linked outer membrane protein translates to MMNQLYLMSSSKLVKGITFLPRLLAMTLMLSIISFTAFSQSSVTGKVTDNDGEEMPGVTVLVKGTTNGASTGIDGTYTISNVPTQGTLVYSFVGMQSQEIPVQGRTQINVTLSNDDQLLDEVVVIGYGTVKKKDATGAVAAIGEKDFNKGIITSSEQLMQGRVAGVAITQSSGEPGGGINVRIRGTSSVRAGNGPLFVVDGVPLSGGDISGGGSAGGLGSSSARNPLNFLNPNDIASIDILKDASATAIYGSRGANGVVLITTKKGTQGKGTLDYTVSVGTSKITKKYDLLSADEFVAAGGPDNGGSTDWQDEVLRTAITTQHNLSFGGGTNGDSYRFSAGMLDQDGIINNSGIKRYSASFNGNKKIINNRLNIGTQINIANTEDSGVPVTTDSGFSGDLLAAMLKSNPTNSVRNADGTFNQVSTVEPNAAAIIAYSNDETNTIRALGNLNAEVQIFDDLKFKTVVGFDRSLSSRKAAFSPLLKAAQIENVGQVYFTDIETNNSLWENYFTYDHDFGNVSLNGLAGYSYQRFEYFSKSANATNFRVDDLGLMVNNVSAADNSDGFGSIINGSNSNVDELQSYFGRVNLGFSSKYLITATVRADGSTKFGSGNKYGVFPSFAGKWRLIEEDFIPKNVFSDLGLRLGYGITGNQELPHNLYQERRRYGSAGINNSSSINNGSFSTVAFANPGLKWESTKQFNAGLDFGFSGGRLSGSLDYYYKNTNDLLFQVFSAQPAPSPFVWRNLDADVINKGLEIALNAIVVDANDFEFEINANAAFNKNVVENLLGVYDTGAINGQGLTGAFAQRIASGQPLFAYFLREFGGYDEAGNSIYPNGDFQQFLDGASPNPTVTGGLTTNFKYKNLSLSAFFNGVFGNYIYSNTANAFFTKGSFANGRNVTKDVVNSEEGPLNAPDVSTRFLEKGDFVRLANVNLGYTVNTGKNSAISSLRFFLTGQNLALFTNYSGQDPEVNTNKQINGIPSFGIDYTAYPRSRTWTLGANISF, encoded by the coding sequence ATGATGAATCAGCTCTACCTAATGAGCTCGAGCAAGCTCGTAAAGGGTATCACATTTTTGCCACGTTTATTGGCAATGACATTGATGCTCTCCATTATTTCATTTACTGCCTTTTCACAGAGTAGTGTTACGGGTAAAGTGACTGATAACGATGGCGAAGAAATGCCAGGAGTAACTGTATTAGTAAAAGGGACAACGAACGGTGCATCTACAGGCATTGACGGAACATACACAATAAGTAATGTTCCTACTCAAGGAACACTAGTATACTCATTTGTTGGTATGCAGAGTCAAGAAATTCCTGTTCAAGGAAGGACTCAAATTAACGTAACATTAAGTAATGATGACCAACTTCTTGACGAGGTTGTTGTAATAGGTTATGGTACTGTGAAAAAGAAAGATGCTACAGGAGCCGTTGCGGCAATTGGAGAAAAAGATTTCAACAAAGGTATCATTACTTCTTCTGAGCAATTAATGCAAGGTCGTGTAGCTGGTGTTGCTATTACTCAAAGTAGCGGTGAGCCAGGTGGTGGAATTAATGTTAGAATTCGTGGTACATCTTCCGTAAGAGCGGGTAATGGTCCATTATTCGTAGTTGACGGTGTTCCTCTTAGCGGTGGTGATATTTCAGGTGGTGGAAGTGCAGGTGGATTAGGTAGCTCTTCAGCTCGTAACCCGTTAAACTTTCTAAACCCAAATGACATTGCAAGTATTGATATACTTAAAGATGCATCTGCAACAGCCATTTATGGTTCTCGTGGAGCAAATGGTGTGGTATTAATTACCACTAAAAAAGGTACACAAGGAAAAGGTACTTTAGATTATACAGTATCTGTAGGTACAAGTAAAATCACAAAGAAATATGATTTATTAAGTGCTGATGAATTTGTAGCAGCTGGTGGACCAGATAATGGTGGCAGCACTGACTGGCAAGACGAAGTACTTCGTACAGCAATCACAACGCAGCATAATCTTTCTTTTGGTGGAGGAACCAACGGAGACTCTTATCGTTTTTCTGCAGGAATGTTAGACCAAGATGGTATAATCAATAACTCTGGCATTAAGCGTTATTCTGCGTCTTTTAACGGAAACAAGAAAATCATTAACAACAGGTTAAATATTGGTACTCAGATTAACATAGCCAATACCGAAGATTCTGGTGTTCCAGTAACAACGGACTCTGGTTTCTCAGGTGACTTATTGGCAGCTATGCTAAAATCAAACCCGACAAATAGTGTTAGAAACGCTGATGGAACATTTAATCAGGTTTCAACTGTAGAGCCTAATGCCGCAGCAATTATTGCTTACAGTAATGACGAAACTAATACCATCAGAGCTTTAGGTAACCTAAATGCAGAAGTGCAAATTTTTGATGATTTAAAATTTAAAACAGTTGTTGGATTTGACCGTTCTCTTTCTTCAAGAAAAGCGGCCTTCTCTCCATTATTAAAAGCTGCTCAAATTGAAAATGTTGGTCAAGTTTACTTTACCGATATTGAAACTAACAATTCATTATGGGAAAACTATTTCACATATGACCATGATTTTGGAAACGTTAGCTTAAATGGTTTAGCAGGTTATTCTTATCAACGTTTTGAGTATTTCTCAAAAAGTGCAAATGCTACCAATTTTAGAGTAGATGACTTAGGTTTAATGGTAAACAACGTATCTGCGGCTGATAACTCTGACGGTTTCGGTAGTATTATCAATGGTTCAAATTCAAATGTTGATGAACTTCAATCTTATTTTGGTAGAGTTAACTTAGGATTTAGTAGCAAATACTTAATTACTGCTACTGTTCGTGCTGATGGATCTACTAAATTCGGATCTGGTAACAAGTATGGTGTTTTCCCATCTTTCGCGGGTAAATGGCGTTTAATCGAAGAAGACTTTATTCCTAAAAATGTATTCTCTGATTTAGGCCTTAGGTTAGGATATGGTATCACGGGTAACCAAGAACTGCCTCACAACCTTTATCAAGAAAGAAGACGTTATGGAAGTGCAGGAATTAATAATAGTAGCTCAATTAACAACGGTAGCTTTAGTACCGTTGCTTTCGCTAATCCAGGTTTGAAATGGGAGTCAACTAAACAATTCAATGCTGGACTTGATTTTGGTTTTTCCGGTGGTAGACTTTCTGGTTCATTAGACTATTATTACAAAAACACTAATGACCTTTTATTCCAAGTATTCTCTGCTCAGCCTGCCCCATCTCCATTCGTGTGGCGTAACCTTGACGCAGACGTAATAAATAAAGGTTTAGAAATTGCCTTAAACGCAATTGTTGTTGATGCTAACGATTTCGAATTCGAAATCAACGCAAATGCTGCATTTAACAAAAATGTTGTAGAAAACTTATTAGGAGTTTATGACACTGGTGCTATTAATGGTCAAGGCCTAACAGGTGCATTTGCTCAGCGTATTGCTAGCGGACAACCATTGTTTGCATACTTCTTAAGAGAGTTTGGTGGTTATGATGAGGCTGGAAACTCAATCTACCCAAATGGAGACTTCCAACAGTTTTTAGACGGAGCTAGTCCAAACCCGACAGTAACTGGTGGTTTGACAACTAATTTCAAGTATAAAAACTTAAGCTTAAGTGCATTCTTCAATGGTGTGTTTGGAAACTATATTTATAGTAATACAGCAAATGCATTCTTTACTAAAGGATCTTTTGCCAATGGACGTAACGTAACTAAGGATGTAGTAAATAGCGAAGAAGGGCCTTTAAATGCTCCTGACGTATCTACGCGTTTCTTAGAAAAAGGTGATTTCGTACGTCTTGCCAATGTTAATTTAGGCTATACCGTAAATACTGGAAAAAATAGTGCTATTAGTAGCTTAAGATTTTTCCTTACTGGTCAAAACTTGGCACTATTTACAAATTATTCAGGTCAAGATCCTGAGGTTAATACAAATAAGCAAATTAATGGTATTCCTAGTTTCGGTATTGACTATACAGCATATCCAAGATCAAGAACGTGGACTTTGGGTGCTAATATTTCATTTTAA
- a CDS encoding type II toxin-antitoxin system RelE/ParE family toxin has product MSDNIYVLNISQDAYDDLTDIQQYTLETFGENQFHKYESMLNEALFLISSNPRIGHARPDIPKEYLAWPVGEHIFIYRIEDSIIYLVRVLHNRMDFRFQFQID; this is encoded by the coding sequence ATGTCAGATAACATTTATGTTTTAAATATATCCCAAGATGCCTACGATGATTTAACTGATATCCAACAATATACCCTTGAAACCTTTGGAGAAAATCAGTTCCACAAATATGAATCCATGCTTAATGAAGCATTATTCTTGATTAGTTCAAACCCAAGAATTGGTCATGCCAGACCAGATATCCCAAAAGAATATTTAGCTTGGCCAGTTGGCGAACATATTTTCATTTATAGAATAGAGGACTCCATTATTTATTTAGTAAGAGTGCTTCATAATAGAATGGATTTTCGATTTCAGTTCCAGATAGACTAA
- a CDS encoding uridine kinase family protein, with product MKENLNVKEAYKNFALKLFNRINQEWQKDKLVIGICGESGSGKTVTGLGLKEVFESKNHKVTYLQMDDYFHLPPHANHENRLKSFDNVGQHEVNLKQLEEHIHCFLNDEDAVGQECDFTKNKFVEKLLIFKEKNVLIVEGTYLGESKNLDVLTFIDRDYKQTLKNRIERGRESFDPFIEKVLEIEHHIIKKYKKRSDIIIDPNYNIENTYA from the coding sequence ATGAAAGAAAACCTCAACGTAAAAGAAGCATATAAGAATTTTGCTTTAAAACTGTTTAATAGAATAAATCAAGAGTGGCAAAAAGACAAACTTGTCATTGGAATATGCGGAGAGTCTGGCAGTGGAAAGACCGTGACTGGGCTTGGCCTAAAAGAGGTATTTGAATCAAAAAACCACAAGGTTACTTATCTTCAGATGGACGATTACTTTCACTTACCTCCGCATGCTAATCACGAAAACCGCTTAAAAAGTTTTGATAATGTTGGGCAACATGAAGTAAATTTAAAGCAACTTGAAGAACACATTCACTGCTTTCTAAACGACGAAGACGCTGTTGGGCAAGAATGTGATTTTACAAAAAACAAGTTCGTCGAAAAACTGCTTATATTTAAAGAGAAAAACGTACTAATAGTGGAAGGAACTTATCTTGGTGAATCAAAAAACTTGGATGTTCTCACTTTCATTGACAGAGACTATAAACAAACCTTAAAAAACAGAATAGAACGAGGACGCGAAAGCTTTGACCCATTCATTGAAAAGGTTCTAGAAATAGAACACCACATTATAAAAAAATACAAAAAACGATCTGATATAATTATTGACCCTAATTACAACATAGAAAACACTTATGCTTAA
- a CDS encoding FAD-binding and (Fe-S)-binding domain-containing protein produces the protein MNFSQITNNFKGKFLNDNITKTLYATDASAYREIPLAVAFPENEEDIKTLIKFANKKKVTLIPRTAGTSLAGQVVGKGIIVDVSKTFTKILEVNKEESWVRLQPAVVRDELNHHLKDFDLFFGPETSTANRAMVGGMVGNNSCGTNSVYYGSTRDHLLSVKGFLSDGSEVEFKSLTTDEFEEIIEKKRVIPTAKLTLEDKIYLNVFDTLSNSEVAEEIREQFPKRTISRRNTGYAIDELLETKPFTPTAKDDFNFCKLIAGSEGTLMFITEIKIHVNEMPPKYKCVVAGHFETIDDSLKANIIALKYNPSAVELMDHYILECTKANKEQMANRFFVEGDPKALLCIELFGESIEIVKEQAAAMEVEMRAAGYGYHFPILFGDDIKKVWTLRKAGLGLLSNLPGDEKAVPVIEDTAVDVNDLPAFIEEFNVTMAKRGLSCVHYAHAGSGELHLRPIINLKTKEGNQQFRDVAQDISTLVKKYKGSLSGEHGDGRLRAEFIPQQIGEKNYQLLRKLKYTWDPYGVFNANKIVDTPAMNEMLRYEPGQITPKFETVFRFKDQDILQHAEQCNGSGDCRKTEISGGTMCPSFMATKDEKHTTRARANILREALTRENGMVSFENIVGNGEDRFDNKEVKEVLDLCLLCKGCKSECPSNVDMAKLKMEFMYHYQKKNGVPVRSKMIANFSKMSKLGAIMPSAYNFIFKNEPIRRLANKVVGFHPDRTMPLLHSTTLLSWYKKNASQFQNGDKGKVYLFCDEFSNYNDVTIGQTAIKLLSKLGYAVIIPDHVDSGRPYLSKGMLDEGKERANLNVEMLHELISEETPLIGIEPSCILAFRDDYPELVNIELAEKAEKLAKNALMIDEFIAREIDKKKLDKSIFTDEEKLIKLHGHCQQKAVSSMVPTKKMLSLPPNYNVQLIPSGCCGMSGSFGYEKEHYDISMKIGELVLFPTVREQPEEVIIAAPGTSCRHQIHDGTGRKALHPVEVLWGALR, from the coding sequence ATGAACTTCAGCCAAATTACCAATAACTTCAAGGGTAAGTTTTTAAACGATAATATTACAAAGACTTTGTATGCCACCGACGCTTCGGCATATAGAGAAATACCATTAGCGGTGGCTTTCCCAGAAAATGAGGAAGACATTAAAACGCTAATAAAGTTTGCTAATAAAAAGAAGGTGACATTGATTCCTAGAACTGCTGGTACATCCTTGGCAGGTCAAGTGGTTGGAAAAGGTATCATTGTAGACGTTTCTAAAACTTTTACTAAGATATTAGAAGTAAACAAAGAGGAGTCATGGGTTCGGTTACAGCCGGCTGTTGTTAGAGACGAGTTGAATCATCACTTAAAAGATTTTGACCTATTCTTTGGGCCAGAAACTTCTACGGCTAATAGAGCCATGGTAGGCGGAATGGTTGGTAATAACTCTTGCGGAACAAATTCAGTTTACTACGGAAGCACCAGAGACCATTTACTTTCTGTAAAAGGTTTTTTGAGCGATGGTTCTGAAGTCGAATTCAAAAGTTTGACAACGGATGAGTTCGAAGAAATAATTGAGAAAAAGAGAGTTATACCTACGGCAAAACTAACCTTAGAAGATAAGATTTATCTGAATGTGTTTGATACACTTTCAAACAGTGAAGTAGCCGAAGAGATTAGAGAGCAATTTCCTAAAAGAACTATTAGCAGGAGAAATACGGGCTATGCCATTGACGAACTTTTAGAAACAAAACCGTTTACTCCAACAGCAAAAGACGATTTCAATTTCTGTAAACTGATAGCGGGGTCTGAAGGGACTTTGATGTTTATCACGGAAATTAAAATTCATGTCAATGAAATGCCACCAAAGTATAAATGTGTGGTGGCTGGGCATTTCGAAACCATTGACGATTCTTTAAAAGCCAATATTATTGCTTTGAAATATAACCCATCGGCTGTAGAGCTCATGGACCATTATATTTTAGAATGTACCAAAGCCAATAAAGAGCAAATGGCAAATAGGTTCTTTGTAGAAGGAGACCCTAAAGCGTTGCTTTGTATAGAACTCTTTGGCGAAAGCATAGAAATAGTAAAAGAACAAGCTGCTGCCATGGAAGTGGAAATGAGAGCGGCTGGTTATGGTTATCATTTTCCAATCTTATTTGGTGATGATATTAAGAAAGTATGGACTTTAAGAAAAGCGGGTCTAGGGCTTTTGTCAAATCTTCCAGGAGACGAGAAAGCAGTTCCAGTTATAGAAGATACTGCGGTAGATGTAAATGATTTGCCAGCTTTTATAGAAGAATTTAATGTTACAATGGCCAAAAGAGGGCTTAGCTGTGTTCATTACGCACATGCTGGCTCAGGAGAGTTGCACTTAAGACCAATTATAAATCTTAAAACCAAAGAAGGAAATCAGCAGTTTAGAGATGTGGCTCAAGATATTTCTACGTTGGTAAAAAAATATAAAGGCTCGCTTTCAGGTGAGCATGGCGACGGTAGGCTGAGAGCAGAATTTATTCCACAACAAATAGGGGAGAAGAACTATCAGTTGCTTCGCAAACTCAAATATACTTGGGACCCTTATGGCGTTTTTAATGCCAATAAAATAGTGGATACCCCAGCCATGAATGAGATGCTGCGGTATGAGCCTGGTCAAATAACACCTAAGTTTGAAACTGTTTTTAGGTTTAAAGACCAAGACATATTACAGCACGCCGAGCAATGCAATGGCTCTGGGGATTGCCGTAAAACGGAAATAAGTGGAGGTACTATGTGCCCTAGCTTCATGGCTACCAAAGATGAAAAACACACCACCAGAGCCAGAGCAAATATTCTTCGTGAAGCCCTTACTAGAGAAAATGGCATGGTCTCTTTTGAAAATATTGTAGGAAACGGAGAAGACAGGTTTGATAATAAGGAAGTAAAAGAGGTGCTGGATTTATGTTTGCTGTGCAAAGGTTGTAAATCTGAATGCCCAAGTAATGTGGATATGGCTAAGCTCAAAATGGAGTTTATGTACCATTATCAGAAGAAAAATGGTGTGCCTGTAAGGTCAAAAATGATAGCCAATTTCTCGAAAATGAGTAAGTTGGGTGCAATTATGCCAAGTGCTTATAACTTCATTTTCAAAAACGAACCTATAAGAAGATTGGCTAATAAGGTGGTAGGTTTTCACCCAGACCGCACCATGCCGCTGCTACATAGCACCACGTTATTGAGTTGGTATAAGAAGAATGCTTCGCAATTTCAAAACGGCGATAAAGGCAAAGTATATTTATTCTGTGATGAGTTTTCTAATTATAATGATGTGACCATAGGTCAAACGGCGATTAAGCTGTTATCAAAATTGGGTTACGCTGTCATAATTCCTGATCATGTAGATTCTGGAAGACCATATCTGTCAAAAGGAATGCTAGACGAAGGAAAAGAAAGAGCAAACCTAAACGTGGAAATGCTGCATGAGCTTATTTCTGAAGAGACACCTTTAATAGGTATAGAGCCATCTTGTATTTTGGCCTTTAGAGATGATTATCCAGAATTAGTTAATATAGAACTCGCTGAAAAAGCCGAAAAGCTAGCAAAAAATGCTCTGATGATAGACGAGTTTATTGCCAGAGAAATAGATAAAAAGAAACTAGACAAGTCCATTTTCACAGATGAAGAAAAGCTAATCAAATTGCACGGCCACTGCCAGCAGAAAGCGGTAAGTTCTATGGTGCCTACTAAGAAGATGCTGTCTCTTCCGCCTAACTATAATGTCCAGTTGATTCCGAGTGGTTGCTGCGGCATGTCAGGTTCTTTTGGGTATGAGAAAGAACATTACGACATTTCTATGAAAATAGGGGAGTTGGTACTTTTCCCAACCGTACGTGAGCAACCAGAAGAAGTAATCATAGCTGCACCAGGAACCAGCTGCCGTCACCAAATTCATGATGGTACAGGCAGAAAGGCTTTGCATCCTGTGGAGGTGCTTTGGGGGGCTTTGAGGTGA